From Pseudoalteromonas sp. DL-6, one genomic window encodes:
- a CDS encoding CoA-acylating methylmalonate-semialdehyde dehydrogenase, giving the protein MHQVPLLINGEFVQSTSNELIDVVNPANQEVLAQVPCATDAEMDAAIASASETFKTWKDVPITERARIMMKYAALLKENHDELATIICHELGKTFEDAKGDVWRGIEVVEQAANAPSLMMGETMENVARKIDTYSYMQPLGVCAGITPFNFPAMIPLWMFPLAIVCGNTFILKPSEQDPLTPMRLAELFIEAGAPKGVLQVVHGTKPQVDRLLEDKAVRAISFVGSCGVGAYIYSKGTQNLKRVQACVGAKNHMVIMPDASKSHVVNNLVGASVGAAGQRCMGISVAVFVGQAKDWVDEIKAGFEGVRPGVWDDADAAYGPQTSPAAKARILSLIADGKAQGATCLIDGSDFTVEGYEQGNWVGPTLFTDVTKDMNLYKEEIFGPVLACMFVDTLEEAIALINESPYGNGTSLFTSSGAAARKFQHEIEVGQVGINVPIPVPLPFFSFTGWKGSFYGDTHTYGKQGIRFYTETKTITSRWFEDDIASGPNMSINLK; this is encoded by the coding sequence ATGCACCAAGTACCTTTACTAATTAACGGCGAGTTCGTTCAGTCAACGTCAAATGAATTAATCGATGTTGTAAACCCAGCTAATCAAGAAGTGCTCGCGCAAGTGCCATGTGCAACAGACGCAGAGATGGATGCGGCGATTGCATCAGCAAGCGAAACATTTAAAACATGGAAAGATGTGCCTATTACTGAGCGTGCGCGCATCATGATGAAATACGCGGCGCTATTAAAAGAAAACCATGATGAACTAGCCACTATTATTTGTCATGAGCTAGGCAAAACCTTTGAAGATGCAAAAGGTGATGTGTGGCGTGGTATTGAAGTAGTTGAACAAGCTGCTAATGCGCCGTCGTTAATGATGGGTGAAACCATGGAAAACGTAGCGCGCAAAATCGATACGTATTCTTACATGCAACCACTGGGTGTGTGTGCAGGTATTACGCCATTTAACTTTCCGGCAATGATCCCATTGTGGATGTTCCCACTGGCAATTGTGTGTGGTAACACCTTTATTTTAAAACCCTCTGAGCAAGATCCACTTACTCCAATGCGCTTAGCTGAGCTATTTATTGAAGCCGGTGCACCAAAAGGCGTGTTACAAGTTGTGCACGGTACTAAACCACAAGTAGACCGCTTATTAGAAGACAAAGCCGTTCGTGCTATTTCATTTGTGGGTTCATGTGGTGTAGGTGCCTATATTTACTCTAAAGGCACACAAAACTTAAAACGCGTTCAAGCGTGTGTTGGCGCAAAAAACCACATGGTAATTATGCCTGATGCGAGTAAATCGCATGTTGTTAATAACCTTGTGGGTGCCTCTGTAGGTGCGGCAGGTCAGCGCTGTATGGGTATTTCTGTGGCGGTATTTGTTGGTCAAGCAAAAGACTGGGTTGATGAAATTAAAGCAGGCTTTGAAGGTGTACGCCCAGGTGTTTGGGATGATGCAGACGCGGCTTATGGCCCACAAACATCGCCTGCTGCAAAAGCACGTATTTTATCACTGATTGCCGATGGTAAAGCACAAGGCGCTACCTGTTTAATTGATGGCTCTGATTTTACCGTTGAAGGTTACGAGCAAGGTAACTGGGTAGGTCCTACGTTATTTACTGATGTAACCAAAGATATGAACTTGTACAAAGAAGAGATTTTTGGCCCTGTATTGGCGTGTATGTTTGTTGATACCCTTGAAGAAGCCATTGCGCTTATTAACGAAAGCCCTTACGGCAACGGTACCTCACTATTTACCTCAAGTGGTGCGGCTGCGCGTAAATTCCAACACGAAATTGAAGTGGGTCAAGTGGGTATTAATGTGCCAATTCCTGTGCCTTTACCATTTTTCTCGTTCACGGGTTGGAAAGGCTCATTCTACGGCGATACTCACACGTATGGTAAACAAGGTATTCGTTTTTACACAGAAACTAAAACCATTACCTCACGCTGGTTTGAAGATGATATCGCTTCAGGCCCAAATATGAGTATTAATCTTAAGTAA
- a CDS encoding acyl-CoA dehydrogenase family protein produces MDFNLSEDQQAFAQTARQFAESELAPHAAKWDREHIFPKDTIKAAGELGFCGLYTPEEAGGLGLSRLDSSIIFEQLALGCTATTAMLTIHNMATWMIASFGTDAVKDKYVEQLVMGELLASYCLTEPGSGSDAASLKTKAVRDGDEYIINGSKMFISGAGETEILVVMARTGADGPSGISAFVVPADAKGIEYGKAEEKMGWNAQPTRLISFEDVRIPAANLLGAEGEGFKFAMQGLDGGRINIATCSIGTAQAALNTAREYLKERTQFGKPLAAFQALQFKIADMNTELVAARQMVRLAAFKLDTNDSEKTTYCAMAKRFATDVGFTVCNDALQIHGGYGYIKEYPLERHVRDVRVHQILEGTNEIMRVIIARRILAESASEVL; encoded by the coding sequence ATGGACTTTAACTTATCTGAAGATCAACAAGCTTTTGCGCAAACGGCGCGCCAATTCGCAGAATCTGAACTAGCACCACATGCTGCTAAGTGGGATCGCGAACATATTTTCCCAAAAGACACAATAAAAGCCGCTGGTGAGCTTGGTTTTTGTGGCTTATACACCCCAGAAGAAGCCGGTGGCTTAGGTTTATCTCGTTTAGATTCAAGCATTATTTTTGAGCAACTTGCACTGGGTTGTACAGCAACTACAGCTATGCTGACCATTCATAATATGGCAACCTGGATGATCGCAAGCTTTGGTACCGATGCTGTAAAAGACAAATACGTTGAGCAATTGGTAATGGGTGAATTACTGGCATCGTACTGTTTAACTGAGCCAGGCTCTGGCTCTGATGCTGCGTCATTAAAAACTAAAGCAGTTCGTGATGGTGATGAGTATATTATTAACGGCTCAAAAATGTTTATTTCAGGCGCCGGTGAAACAGAAATTTTAGTGGTAATGGCACGTACAGGGGCTGATGGCCCAAGTGGCATTTCAGCGTTTGTTGTACCTGCAGATGCCAAAGGTATTGAGTACGGCAAAGCAGAAGAAAAAATGGGTTGGAATGCACAACCAACACGCTTAATTAGTTTTGAAGATGTACGAATTCCAGCAGCAAACTTATTAGGCGCTGAGGGCGAAGGCTTTAAGTTTGCCATGCAAGGCTTAGATGGCGGCCGTATTAATATTGCAACTTGCTCTATTGGTACTGCACAAGCGGCACTTAATACCGCACGTGAGTATTTAAAAGAGCGTACCCAATTTGGTAAGCCATTGGCAGCATTTCAAGCGCTACAATTTAAAATTGCCGATATGAATACCGAGCTTGTAGCAGCACGCCAAATGGTTCGACTCGCTGCGTTTAAACTTGATACTAACGACAGTGAAAAAACCACTTACTGTGCTATGGCTAAACGTTTTGCAACCGATGTCGGTTTTACTGTGTGTAACGATGCGCTGCAAATTCATGGGGGCTACGGTTACATTAAAGAGTACCCACTTGAACGCCATGTACGTGACGTACGTGTTCATCAAATTTTAGAAGGCACTAACGAAATTATGCGCGTGATTATTGCACGTCGTATCTTAGCCGAATCAGCCAGCGAAGTTTTATAA
- a CDS encoding enoyl-CoA hydratase: MSNPSIELTIEGHVAILTMSNPPANTWTKDTLVALKDTVNQLNTNKNIYALVLTGEGEKFFSAGADLNVFASGDKGVAADMSCVFGEAFEALTNFRGVSVAAINGYAMGGGLEVALACDIRIAEEQAQMALPEAKVGLLPCAGGTQNLAWLVGEGWAKRMILCGERLKADKALQIGLVEEVVAQGESFAAALKLANQVSEQSPSSVAACKTLIQKGRHQPMANALPLERELFVGLFDTEDQQEGVNAFLEKRKANWVNG; encoded by the coding sequence ATGTCAAATCCTAGCATTGAATTAACTATTGAAGGTCATGTTGCTATTTTAACTATGTCGAATCCGCCAGCGAATACCTGGACGAAAGACACCTTAGTGGCGCTTAAAGACACAGTTAATCAGCTCAACACCAATAAAAATATTTATGCATTAGTACTGACTGGTGAAGGCGAGAAGTTTTTTAGCGCCGGTGCCGACCTAAATGTATTTGCCAGTGGCGACAAAGGTGTAGCTGCAGATATGTCATGTGTATTTGGTGAAGCGTTTGAAGCGCTAACTAATTTTAGAGGCGTGTCGGTTGCAGCCATTAATGGTTATGCAATGGGTGGCGGGCTTGAAGTAGCGCTTGCTTGTGATATTCGTATTGCAGAAGAGCAAGCACAAATGGCATTGCCTGAAGCCAAAGTGGGTTTATTACCCTGTGCTGGTGGAACGCAAAACTTAGCATGGCTCGTAGGTGAAGGCTGGGCAAAACGCATGATTTTATGCGGTGAGCGCTTAAAAGCCGATAAAGCGCTGCAAATTGGCTTAGTGGAAGAAGTAGTTGCACAAGGTGAAAGCTTTGCTGCAGCACTAAAACTGGCAAACCAAGTGTCAGAGCAAAGCCCATCGTCGGTTGCTGCATGTAAAACATTGATTCAAAAAGGGCGTCATCAGCCAATGGCGAATGCATTGCCACTGGAGCGAGAGCTGTTTGTTGGTTTATTTGATACCGAAGATCAGCAAGAGGGCGTGAACGCCTTTTTAGAAAAACGCAAAGCTAATTGGGTGAATGGCTAA
- a CDS encoding enoyl-CoA hydratase/isomerase family protein: MSELTRLNSADAAVVFETATTDNGRLIGFATLNAPKSLNALNFEMISLLEPQLQQWDKDDNIALVVLKGAGEKAFCAGGDVVSLHKAMSEGKPSSLVEEFFTQEYQLDYLIHCYNKPILVWGNGIVMGGGLGLMAGASHRVVTETSRIAMPEQTIGLYPDVGGSYFLHKMPAHVGLFLGLTSASINCEDAKLVSLADHFVNADKYPELVEALLNTKWGKTASLNHDKLSNLLIELDNNSSRMPKGNLKTNLSLIQKLGEFDTLQQQVDYILNLTTDDKWLQRAQKSLAHGCPLSCALVSEQLKHSKGKNLAECFKMELGMSVRAGEVGEFQEGVRALLIDKDGTPQWQFNTLKDVPSEVVESFFANRFGEQHPLEPYFSQLNLQG, from the coding sequence ATGAGTGAATTAACCCGTTTAAATTCAGCTGATGCTGCCGTGGTATTTGAAACGGCAACCACAGACAATGGCCGACTCATTGGTTTTGCTACGCTTAACGCGCCTAAGTCATTAAACGCGTTAAATTTTGAGATGATCAGCTTACTCGAGCCACAACTACAGCAATGGGACAAAGACGATAACATTGCATTAGTGGTTCTTAAAGGCGCAGGTGAAAAAGCATTTTGTGCCGGTGGCGATGTAGTGAGCTTACACAAAGCAATGAGTGAGGGTAAACCGAGCTCATTGGTTGAAGAGTTTTTTACTCAAGAGTATCAGCTCGATTACCTAATTCACTGCTACAACAAACCCATTTTAGTGTGGGGTAACGGTATTGTAATGGGCGGCGGTTTAGGTTTAATGGCCGGTGCCAGTCATCGTGTTGTTACCGAAACATCACGCATTGCTATGCCAGAGCAAACCATTGGTCTTTACCCTGATGTAGGTGGCAGTTATTTTTTACATAAAATGCCCGCCCATGTTGGTTTGTTTTTAGGGCTGACCTCGGCATCTATAAATTGTGAAGACGCTAAGCTTGTATCGCTTGCCGATCACTTTGTAAATGCCGATAAATACCCAGAGCTTGTTGAAGCGTTACTCAATACTAAATGGGGTAAAACAGCAAGTTTAAACCACGACAAGCTTAGTAACTTGCTTATTGAGTTAGATAACAACTCTAGCCGTATGCCTAAAGGCAATTTAAAAACTAACTTATCGCTAATTCAAAAGTTAGGCGAGTTTGACACGTTACAGCAGCAGGTAGATTACATTTTAAACCTAACCACAGATGACAAATGGCTACAACGTGCACAAAAATCGTTGGCGCATGGTTGTCCATTAAGTTGTGCTTTAGTGAGTGAGCAGCTTAAACACAGCAAAGGTAAAAACTTAGCTGAGTGTTTTAAAATGGAATTGGGCATGTCGGTTCGTGCTGGCGAAGTGGGCGAATTTCAAGAAGGTGTACGTGCCTTACTAATCGATAAAGACGGTACGCCACAGTGGCAATTTAACACTCTTAAAGATGTGCCAAGCGAAGTAGTAGAGAGCTTTTTTGCAAATCGCTTTGGCGAGCAACATCCGTTAGAGCCGTACTTTTCACAACTAAATTTACAAGGGTAA
- the mmsB gene encoding 3-hydroxyisobutyrate dehydrogenase, with the protein MSKLNIGFIGLGNMGGPMAANLVKAGHSVRVFDLSAEAVKELVNHGASAAQSASDCAHEADVLISMLPASKHVKSLYLGTDEQSGLIKVLSKSTLVIDCSTIDAQSARDVGHALGEQGIAFVDAPVSGGVAGATAGTLTFIVGGEQTAFDKANTVLVDMGKNIFHAGDIGAGQVAKICNNMLLSILMAGTSEAIQMGINNGLDAKVLSDIMSASSGRNWTLELYNPCPGVMETAPASNDYKPGFMVDLMAKDLGLAMEAAQQSNSLTPMGSMAKNLYTMMQHQGAGSDDFSAIFKLFSK; encoded by the coding sequence ATGAGTAAACTTAATATAGGATTTATTGGTTTAGGAAACATGGGCGGCCCAATGGCAGCAAACTTAGTTAAAGCAGGCCACAGTGTGCGCGTTTTTGACTTAAGTGCAGAGGCCGTTAAAGAGCTTGTGAATCATGGGGCTAGTGCGGCGCAAAGCGCAAGTGACTGTGCGCACGAGGCTGATGTGCTAATTAGCATGCTACCGGCAAGCAAACATGTTAAATCACTTTATTTAGGCACAGACGAGCAATCGGGTTTAATTAAAGTACTGAGTAAAAGTACCTTAGTGATTGATTGTTCAACCATAGATGCACAATCGGCTCGTGATGTAGGCCATGCCCTTGGCGAGCAAGGCATTGCGTTTGTTGATGCACCTGTATCGGGTGGTGTAGCAGGGGCAACGGCAGGCACGCTTACGTTTATCGTTGGTGGTGAGCAAACTGCATTCGATAAAGCCAATACTGTATTAGTCGATATGGGTAAAAACATATTCCATGCTGGTGATATTGGTGCAGGGCAAGTTGCTAAAATATGTAACAATATGCTGTTGAGTATTTTAATGGCAGGTACTAGTGAAGCCATTCAAATGGGCATTAATAACGGTCTCGACGCAAAAGTACTCAGCGATATAATGAGCGCAAGCTCGGGTCGAAACTGGACGTTAGAACTTTATAACCCCTGCCCAGGTGTTATGGAAACCGCACCAGCTAGTAACGACTATAAACCCGGCTTTATGGTTGATTTAATGGCTAAAGACTTAGGCCTTGCTATGGAAGCGGCGCAGCAGAGTAATTCACTGACGCCAATGGGCTCAATGGCTAAAAATTTATACACTATGATGCAGCACCAAGGTGCAGGCAGTGATGATTTTAGTGCCATTTTTAAATTGTTTTCGAAGTAG